From the Phycisphaeraceae bacterium genome, one window contains:
- the accD gene encoding acetyl-CoA carboxylase, carboxyltransferase subunit beta yields MPENPVTQAPAHGAPGIDIPRSWQDVIEAQERSDVPKGLWSRCPACEAMCFVKQVQQNLDVCPMCDHHFPVDAARRITQIVDPDSFEELWEDLAPADPLKFTDRKPYKDRLKEEQQKTGSKDAVITGQAFIKGRGVILAVMDPKFMMASMGSVVGEKLTRAIELATEDDRPLIIVSASGGARMQESALALAQLAKTSAALARLDDAGGLFISVLTDPTYGGVTASFAMLGDLIIAEPKARIGFAGARVIANTVRQELPKGFQRSEFLLEKGFVDRITPRHDLRTEISRFIDYAGK; encoded by the coding sequence TTGCCAGAGAACCCCGTCACCCAGGCCCCCGCGCACGGCGCCCCAGGCATTGATATTCCGCGCTCGTGGCAGGACGTCATTGAAGCCCAGGAGCGATCCGATGTGCCCAAGGGCCTCTGGTCGCGCTGCCCCGCCTGCGAAGCCATGTGCTTCGTCAAACAGGTCCAGCAGAACCTTGATGTCTGCCCCATGTGTGATCACCATTTTCCGGTTGATGCCGCACGGCGCATCACCCAGATCGTCGATCCTGACTCCTTTGAAGAACTCTGGGAAGACCTTGCGCCTGCGGACCCTCTGAAGTTCACCGACCGCAAACCCTACAAAGACCGACTCAAAGAGGAACAGCAGAAAACCGGTTCCAAAGACGCCGTCATCACAGGACAAGCCTTCATCAAAGGCCGAGGCGTGATCCTCGCCGTGATGGACCCCAAGTTCATGATGGCGTCCATGGGGTCCGTCGTCGGCGAGAAGCTCACCCGCGCCATCGAACTCGCCACCGAGGACGACCGGCCCCTCATCATCGTCTCCGCCTCAGGCGGGGCGCGTATGCAGGAGTCCGCCTTGGCCCTCGCCCAACTCGCCAAGACCTCTGCTGCCCTCGCAAGGCTCGACGACGCTGGCGGACTCTTCATCTCCGTCCTGACCGACCCCACCTACGGCGGGGTCACGGCCTCCTTCGCCATGCTCGGCGACCTTATCATCGCCGAACCCAAGGCTCGCATCGGCTTTGCTGGCGCCCGTGTCATCGCCAACACGGTCCGACAGGAACTCCCTAAAGGTTTCCAACGCTCCGAGTTCCTTCTCGAAAAGGGCTTTGTTGACCGCATCACCCCAAGACACGACCTGAGAACTGAGATCTCAAGATTCATCGACTATGCCGGCAAGTAA
- a CDS encoding fumarylacetoacetate hydrolase family protein encodes MRLIRYRSQEGLVCSGVELDAGRAERLVGDPVREGVVRSGEVDKVEALLSPVLPGTIYCIGQNYRKHAIETGAAIPENPVIFMKPVTAVQHPGGPVRIPKACSRGDEVDYEVELAVVIGKHGRDIPETQALEHVFGYTVANDISARRWQKHGGGGQWIRGKSFDTFCPLGPALVTTDEIPDPQTLALRTTVNGVEMQKSSTSDMIFGVTKLISFLSADTTLEAGTVILTGTPEGVGFTRNPPVFLRAGDEVSVEVKGIGVLTNPVEA; translated from the coding sequence ATGCGGCTGATCCGATATCGGAGTCAAGAGGGTTTAGTTTGTTCCGGCGTGGAACTGGACGCCGGTCGTGCCGAGCGGCTGGTCGGGGACCCCGTGCGCGAGGGCGTGGTGCGGTCGGGCGAGGTGGATAAGGTTGAGGCACTGCTGTCGCCGGTGCTGCCGGGCACAATCTACTGCATCGGGCAGAACTACCGGAAGCACGCGATCGAGACAGGGGCGGCGATTCCGGAGAACCCGGTGATCTTCATGAAGCCCGTGACGGCGGTCCAGCACCCGGGCGGCCCGGTGCGCATTCCCAAGGCTTGCTCGCGGGGCGATGAGGTGGATTATGAAGTGGAGCTGGCTGTGGTGATCGGCAAGCACGGCAGGGATATCCCCGAAACACAGGCGCTCGAGCACGTGTTCGGTTACACCGTAGCGAATGACATTTCAGCACGGCGCTGGCAGAAGCACGGGGGCGGGGGGCAGTGGATTCGCGGAAAGAGCTTCGACACGTTCTGTCCCTTGGGCCCGGCGCTGGTGACGACGGATGAGATCCCGGACCCACAGACGCTGGCGTTACGGACGACGGTAAACGGGGTGGAGATGCAGAAGAGCAGCACCAGCGACATGATCTTCGGCGTGACGAAGCTGATCAGTTTTCTAAGTGCCGACACGACCCTGGAAGCAGGAACGGTGATTCTGACCGGGACCCCCGAGGGGGTTGGCTTCACGCGGAACCCACCCGTGTTCTTGCGGGCGGGTGATGAAGTCTCGGTGGAGGTGAAGGGGATTGGCGTGCTGACGAATCCGGTAGAGGCTTGA
- a CDS encoding 2Fe-2S iron-sulfur cluster-binding protein yields the protein MKATKVTGPKVVPIRFLLEDPKPLTGKDLKEIDLKAAVGQSVLEVALDNNINIEHACGGVTACSTCHVYVEQGEELTNEPEDEELDRVDEAPGVQINSRLSCQCRIQQQGELVIKVPAWNRNAVKEVPH from the coding sequence ATGAAAGCCACCAAAGTCACCGGCCCCAAGGTGGTCCCCATCCGCTTCCTCCTCGAAGACCCAAAACCCCTGACAGGCAAGGACTTAAAGGAAATTGACCTCAAGGCCGCCGTCGGCCAGTCCGTCCTCGAAGTCGCCCTCGACAACAACATCAACATCGAACACGCCTGTGGCGGGGTCACCGCCTGCTCCACCTGCCACGTCTATGTCGAGCAAGGAGAAGAACTTACCAACGAACCCGAAGACGAAGAACTCGACCGCGTCGACGAAGCTCCAGGCGTCCAGATCAACTCCCGACTCTCCTGCCAGTGCCGAATCCAACAACAAGGCGAACTCGTCATCAAAGTCCCCGCCTGGAACCGAAACGCCGTCAAAGAAGTCCCTCACTAG
- the lpxC gene encoding UDP-3-O-acyl-N-acetylglucosamine deacetylase, with protein sequence MRFPRKTIARPARLEGVGLFSSTPVRLTFCPDAAGAGVRFVRVDASQTLISARVEYAIDQPRRTTLAVDGVMVETVEHVLSAVVGLGITDLRIEMDAPEVPALDGSAAGFVEALVQAGVTGLEGEVEPLVIRERVRLEGGGGEVVCEPEDQAGTVFSYELDYRPHPFLGRSVASYQAGVEDYATEVAPARTFVLEEEAKALRDQGLGKHLTPESLLVVGDSGPLGPNRLRFEDEPARHKLLDLIGDLSLVGRPLVGRITARKSGHALNRAMAVKLLEIYG encoded by the coding sequence ATGCGATTCCCTCGGAAGACGATCGCGCGACCGGCGCGTCTGGAGGGGGTGGGGCTGTTTTCGAGTACGCCAGTGCGGTTGACGTTTTGTCCTGATGCGGCCGGTGCGGGGGTCCGGTTTGTCCGGGTGGATGCGTCGCAAACGCTGATTTCAGCGAGGGTTGAGTATGCCATCGACCAGCCTCGGCGGACGACGCTGGCGGTGGATGGGGTGATGGTGGAAACGGTGGAGCATGTGCTGTCGGCGGTGGTGGGGTTGGGGATCACGGACCTGCGGATCGAGATGGATGCGCCCGAGGTGCCGGCGCTGGACGGCTCGGCGGCGGGGTTTGTTGAAGCTCTTGTTCAGGCAGGGGTTACGGGGCTTGAGGGGGAGGTTGAGCCGCTGGTGATCCGGGAGCGGGTTCGACTTGAAGGCGGGGGCGGTGAGGTGGTGTGTGAGCCTGAAGATCAGGCGGGGACGGTGTTTAGCTACGAGCTGGACTACCGCCCGCATCCGTTTCTGGGTCGGTCGGTGGCGAGCTATCAGGCGGGGGTGGAGGATTATGCGACGGAGGTTGCGCCAGCGCGGACGTTTGTGTTGGAGGAGGAGGCTAAGGCCCTTCGGGATCAGGGCTTAGGGAAGCATTTGACGCCTGAGTCGCTGCTGGTGGTCGGTGATTCGGGGCCGTTGGGGCCGAACCGGTTGCGGTTTGAGGATGAGCCGGCGCGGCACAAGCTGCTGGACCTGATTGGGGACTTGTCGCTGGTGGGGCGGCCGTTGGTGGGGCGGATCACGGCGCGGAAGTCGGGGCATGCGCTGAACCGGGCGATGGCTGTAAAGCTCTTGGAAATCTACGGTTAG
- the lpxD gene encoding UDP-3-O-(3-hydroxymyristoyl)glucosamine N-acyltransferase — MAETPTPPTYTTGELAQQLAGVLRGPDDLRVTGLNTLLLAQPGEMAFIGDNKYAGQWRDSRASAALITDGVELEAGDGRALITVVSADLAMAKALALFAPPHYQPDLGIHPTAVIDPSASLGQNVRIGPHCVIGPRVRLGDEGTLHANVHIDADVVIGAQAEFFAGVVVRERCTIGERCTLHPNVSIGTDGFGFRLGEDERGPAIIKVPHIGTVTIGDDVEIGANSCIDRGKFGPTAIGNQVKIDNLVQIAHNCVIGNLVIIAGYTGVGGSVTIEDGATIAGGVVLRDHVTIGAGAIVAGAAVVGFDVPAGETWGGFPAKPMRDWMREIAGLKSLPGLIRQLKKK; from the coding sequence ATGGCCGAGACGCCCACCCCGCCTACGTACACCACCGGCGAGCTGGCCCAACAGCTCGCCGGTGTCTTGCGCGGCCCCGATGACCTGCGGGTCACCGGGCTGAACACCCTGCTGCTCGCCCAGCCCGGCGAGATGGCATTCATCGGCGACAACAAATATGCGGGGCAGTGGAGAGACTCCCGGGCCTCGGCAGCGCTGATTACTGATGGCGTGGAGCTGGAAGCGGGTGACGGGCGGGCGCTCATCACCGTGGTGAGTGCTGACCTGGCGATGGCCAAGGCCCTGGCGTTGTTCGCCCCGCCTCACTACCAGCCCGATCTCGGCATCCACCCGACCGCGGTCATTGATCCGAGCGCGAGCCTTGGTCAGAACGTGCGCATCGGGCCTCATTGCGTGATCGGTCCGCGTGTGCGCCTGGGGGATGAGGGCACGCTGCACGCGAACGTGCATATCGATGCGGATGTGGTCATCGGAGCGCAAGCCGAGTTTTTTGCAGGGGTTGTGGTCCGCGAGCGGTGCACAATTGGCGAGCGGTGCACGCTTCACCCCAACGTGTCGATCGGGACCGATGGTTTTGGGTTCCGGCTGGGTGAGGATGAGCGTGGGCCGGCGATCATCAAGGTGCCACATATCGGGACGGTCACGATCGGCGACGATGTCGAGATCGGGGCGAACAGCTGTATTGATCGCGGGAAGTTCGGCCCGACGGCGATCGGGAACCAAGTCAAGATTGATAATCTGGTCCAGATTGCGCACAACTGCGTGATCGGAAATCTTGTGATTATCGCGGGTTACACGGGCGTCGGGGGGTCGGTGACCATCGAGGACGGGGCGACGATCGCGGGTGGGGTGGTGCTTCGTGACCATGTGACGATCGGGGCGGGCGCGATTGTCGCGGGTGCGGCGGTGGTCGGGTTTGATGTGCCAGCGGGTGAGACGTGGGGCGGGTTCCCGGCGAAGCCGATGCGCGACTGGATGCGCGAGATCGCGGGGCTTAAGTCGCTGCCGGGTCTGATCCGGCAACTCAAGAAGAAATAG
- a CDS encoding OmpH family outer membrane protein gives MNTRQWTILVASLTLLVSGLVGGVIAQGQLAARPTSVAVVDLQRVFAASDMRSQLEASINQKREAVQEQAEQRRQSLTALRNELDLFEPGSANHRQRIEQIQEANYEAENWLKWEQGKLQFEGARLIKSLYADAVDAIEDVAMQNGIDVVLFRDNDLQERFETPQQATAQVQLRKIIWASDDVDITDAVINRMNLNFKAR, from the coding sequence ATGAACACTCGCCAGTGGACCATCCTCGTCGCCTCACTCACCCTGCTCGTCTCGGGACTCGTTGGCGGGGTCATCGCCCAAGGCCAACTCGCCGCGCGACCAACCTCCGTCGCCGTGGTTGACCTCCAACGCGTCTTCGCTGCCTCGGATATGAGGTCACAGCTCGAAGCCAGCATCAATCAGAAGCGTGAGGCTGTCCAGGAGCAGGCCGAACAGCGGCGCCAGTCGCTGACCGCGCTCCGCAACGAGCTTGACCTGTTCGAGCCCGGGTCCGCCAACCACCGCCAGCGCATCGAGCAGATCCAGGAAGCCAACTACGAGGCCGAGAACTGGCTCAAGTGGGAGCAGGGCAAGCTGCAGTTCGAGGGCGCCCGCCTCATCAAGAGCCTGTACGCCGACGCTGTCGATGCGATCGAGGACGTGGCGATGCAGAATGGCATCGATGTTGTGCTGTTCCGTGACAACGATCTCCAGGAGCGCTTCGAGACCCCCCAGCAGGCCACCGCTCAGGTCCAGCTCCGCAAGATCATCTGGGCCAGCGACGACGTGGACATCACCGACGCGGTCATCAACCGCATGAACCTCAACTTCAAGGCCCGCTGA
- the bamA gene encoding outer membrane protein assembly factor BamA: MRPTPGPILTALLACLLLTGTLVAQSAPPDPTGRVISQIRLEGLRDVPESLVRNQIRSRIGGPYDPDVIENDIARVTHLGRFGAVRVRWQADADGSAIVTFSVDELNAIAAVGVVGNKALDDDELLAGIQLRASDPIDTFLIDQGRLAVLSLYREAGFFTADVQINEALLRDERILIYRVREGPRIKVRDIRFEGNTAFEARSLRPEIVTDTPLLIFRKGRLNREQLDLDAAAIRQYYRARGYLDARVGWRLDLSPDQTDAIVTFDIEEGPQYRVGDIRIEGVTLFPDAQVRRYLQLLPGDYYSQERARDSIDAIDNLYGTMGHLDTAINIEPLYRETEAVVDVLVTASEGEPANVGKITVKGNDLTRTKVILREVRGMTPGRRFDGNGRETTQRRLQQSGLFAQPQVTIIPGPDADTRDVVIDIKEQNTGFITFGAGISSDAGLSGGVRITQRNFDILDWPESFAELARIEAFRGAGQNFLLSLQPGTENSEYAISFGEPAFLDTDFFFTVSGVLRELERSDFDEERAALNLSFGQRFGDIWSARARTRFENVGISDPDSDAPDDVLEVEGDNFVTGLGFSIRRNTTDDPIYPTTGSSLELGIENVGAMGGDFDFNVIDADFRKFWPIDTDYRGRKSVFSLRLQSALIIEDGEAPIFERLFAGGHRTLRGFEFRGVGPRGIRSTPAPPRQTDDSVGGDFSLLLGLQYERPLLDDFLRGVVFLDQGTVLADPGLEDWRASIGFGFRIKAPFLGAAPFAIDFAFPILAESTDEEQLISFDISLPFQ; encoded by the coding sequence GTGCGGCCGACCCCGGGCCCGATTTTGACCGCCCTGCTGGCCTGCCTCCTCCTCACAGGCACCCTCGTGGCCCAATCCGCCCCCCCGGACCCGACCGGCAGGGTCATCTCACAGATACGCCTCGAAGGACTCCGGGATGTCCCCGAATCCCTTGTCCGCAATCAGATCCGCTCGCGTATTGGTGGTCCTTACGACCCCGACGTGATCGAAAACGACATTGCTCGGGTCACTCACCTCGGCCGCTTCGGCGCGGTCCGTGTCCGCTGGCAGGCCGACGCCGATGGCAGCGCGATCGTTACTTTCTCTGTTGACGAACTCAACGCCATCGCCGCCGTCGGCGTCGTCGGCAATAAGGCCCTTGACGATGACGAACTCCTCGCCGGGATCCAGCTCCGCGCCAGCGACCCCATCGACACATTTCTGATCGACCAGGGCCGCCTGGCCGTCCTGAGCCTCTACCGCGAGGCCGGCTTCTTTACCGCTGACGTCCAGATCAACGAGGCGCTGTTGCGCGACGAGCGCATCCTCATTTATCGTGTTCGCGAAGGCCCCCGCATCAAGGTTCGTGACATCCGTTTTGAGGGAAACACGGCGTTTGAAGCCCGGAGTCTCCGCCCCGAGATCGTGACCGACACGCCGCTGCTGATCTTCCGCAAGGGCCGGCTCAACCGCGAGCAGCTCGACCTGGATGCCGCAGCCATCCGCCAGTACTACCGCGCCCGCGGCTACCTCGATGCCCGCGTCGGCTGGCGGCTCGACCTCTCCCCCGATCAGACCGACGCCATCGTCACCTTCGACATCGAAGAGGGCCCGCAGTACCGCGTTGGCGACATCCGTATCGAGGGCGTCACCCTCTTCCCCGATGCTCAGGTCCGCCGGTACCTCCAACTCCTGCCCGGCGATTACTACAGTCAGGAACGAGCCCGTGACTCGATTGATGCCATCGACAACCTCTACGGCACGATGGGCCACCTCGATACCGCCATCAACATCGAACCGCTCTACCGCGAGACCGAAGCGGTCGTCGATGTGCTTGTCACCGCCAGCGAGGGCGAACCGGCCAACGTCGGGAAGATCACGGTCAAGGGCAACGACCTGACCCGCACCAAGGTTATTCTCCGCGAGGTTCGCGGGATGACTCCGGGCCGCCGATTTGACGGCAACGGCCGAGAAACCACCCAGCGTCGCCTCCAGCAGTCCGGGCTCTTCGCCCAGCCGCAAGTCACCATCATCCCCGGGCCTGACGCCGACACCCGCGACGTTGTTATCGACATTAAAGAACAGAACACCGGCTTCATCACCTTCGGTGCCGGGATCAGCTCTGACGCCGGCCTGTCGGGCGGGGTGCGCATTACCCAGCGCAACTTCGACATCCTCGACTGGCCTGAATCCTTCGCTGAGCTGGCCCGTATCGAGGCCTTTCGCGGGGCCGGGCAGAACTTCTTGCTCTCCTTGCAGCCGGGCACCGAGAACTCCGAGTACGCCATCTCCTTCGGCGAGCCCGCTTTTCTGGACACCGACTTCTTCTTCACCGTCTCGGGTGTCCTCCGCGAACTCGAACGCAGCGACTTCGACGAGGAGCGAGCCGCCCTGAACCTCTCCTTCGGGCAACGCTTTGGCGACATCTGGTCCGCCCGCGCCCGAACGAGATTTGAGAACGTCGGCATCTCCGACCCCGACAGCGACGCCCCCGATGACGTCCTCGAAGTCGAGGGCGACAACTTCGTCACCGGGCTCGGCTTCTCCATACGGCGTAACACCACAGACGACCCGATCTACCCCACAACGGGCAGCTCCTTGGAGCTCGGCATCGAGAACGTCGGAGCCATGGGCGGAGACTTTGACTTCAACGTCATCGACGCTGACTTCCGGAAGTTCTGGCCCATCGACACCGACTACCGCGGTAGAAAATCCGTTTTCTCCCTCCGCCTGCAATCCGCCCTGATCATCGAAGACGGCGAAGCCCCCATCTTTGAGCGCCTCTTCGCAGGCGGCCACCGCACGCTCCGCGGGTTCGAGTTCCGGGGCGTCGGCCCCCGCGGCATCCGCTCAACGCCCGCCCCGCCACGGCAGACCGACGACTCGGTGGGTGGAGACTTTAGTCTCCTCCTTGGGCTCCAGTATGAACGACCCCTCCTCGATGATTTCCTCCGGGGTGTTGTCTTTCTCGATCAGGGCACCGTTCTGGCCGACCCCGGTCTCGAAGACTGGCGGGCCTCCATCGGCTTCGGCTTCCGCATCAAGGCACCCTTCCTGGGGGCCGCCCCCTTCGCCATCGACTTCGCCTTCCCCATTCTCGCCGAGTCCACCGACGAGGAACAGCTCATTAGTTTCGATATCTCACTCCCGTTCCAGTAA